In the genome of Deltaproteobacteria bacterium, one region contains:
- the radA gene encoding DNA repair protein RadA, protein MTKIKTVFGCQNCGYQAPKWLGKCPDCGSWNSFVEEQVSSLPERSAQAISISGQDFPPQAITAIDTSEEGRLKTDVSEFDRVLGGGLVIGSVVLIGGDPGIGKSTLLLQALDKLAGKGVNVLYISGEESLRQTKIRADRIGVSSQNLYVLAENSLEKIIDDLKKLKPKVAVIDSIQTVFTSQLQSAPGSISQVRESAGKLMLLSKSTGLSTFLIGHVTKEGAIAGPRVLEHIVDTVLYFEGDRGHPYRILRAVKNRFGSTNEIGVFEMKDGGLEEVANPSELFLAERPIDVPGSVVISSLEGSRPILVELQALVSPTSYGMPRRTAIGVDPNRVSLLVAVLEKKVGMNLAQQDIFVNVAGGVRVEEPAVDLGVVSAVASSFLDKPIPSKTMVIGEVGLAGEVRGIHQAEMRMKEASKLGFKRCLLPKSNRSRITLEFSGIEIVGIGSVEEALETLF, encoded by the coding sequence ATGACTAAGATTAAAACCGTTTTTGGTTGCCAGAACTGCGGTTATCAAGCCCCGAAATGGTTGGGCAAGTGCCCGGATTGCGGCTCCTGGAATTCTTTCGTCGAAGAGCAAGTATCGTCCCTACCGGAACGTTCAGCCCAGGCCATCTCGATCTCCGGGCAGGATTTTCCTCCGCAAGCCATCACAGCCATCGATACTAGCGAAGAAGGAAGGTTAAAAACCGATGTCAGCGAATTCGATCGCGTTCTGGGAGGGGGTTTGGTCATTGGTTCTGTCGTCCTCATTGGCGGCGACCCGGGGATTGGCAAATCCACCCTTCTTTTGCAGGCATTGGATAAACTGGCCGGGAAAGGGGTCAACGTCCTTTATATCTCCGGTGAAGAATCGCTTCGCCAAACCAAGATACGGGCGGACCGGATCGGAGTTTCCTCCCAGAATCTTTATGTCCTGGCTGAAAACTCACTGGAAAAGATTATCGACGACCTTAAAAAGCTAAAACCGAAAGTTGCGGTCATTGATTCCATTCAAACCGTTTTTACGTCTCAACTCCAATCTGCTCCCGGATCAATCAGCCAGGTGCGGGAATCTGCCGGAAAGCTCATGCTCCTGTCCAAATCCACCGGCCTTTCCACTTTTCTCATTGGGCACGTAACCAAGGAAGGAGCCATCGCCGGGCCGCGAGTCCTGGAGCATATAGTGGACACAGTGCTTTACTTCGAGGGAGACAGGGGGCATCCCTACCGCATCCTGCGGGCCGTGAAGAATCGTTTCGGGTCCACGAATGAAATCGGCGTATTTGAGATGAAAGACGGCGGGCTGGAAGAAGTGGCCAACCCTTCGGAACTCTTTCTGGCTGAACGCCCTATAGACGTTCCCGGATCGGTGGTCATTTCCAGCCTGGAAGGCTCCCGGCCCATCCTCGTGGAACTCCAGGCCCTGGTCAGCCCCACCTCCTACGGCATGCCCCGGCGTACAGCCATTGGTGTAGATCCCAACCGGGTTTCATTGCTGGTAGCCGTTCTGGAGAAAAAAGTGGGAATGAACTTGGCCCAGCAGGATATTTTCGTCAATGTGGCGGGTGGTGTTCGCGTAGAGGAACCGGCTGTCGACCTGGGCGTGGTCTCGGCCGTGGCATCTTCTTTTCTCGATAAACCCATCCCTTCTAAAACCATGGTCATCGGAGAAGTTGGGTTGGCTGGCGAGGTGCGCGGCATCCACCAGGCAGAAATGCGTATGAAAGAAGCATCCAAGCTGGGTTTTAAACGTTGTCTATTGCCGAAGAGTAACCGCTCCCGAATAACCCTCGAATTTTCTGGAATAGAGATCGTCGGTATAGGCTCGGTGGAAGAAGCCTTAGAAACCCTTTTTTGA